The Corynebacterium comes genome window below encodes:
- a CDS encoding class I SAM-dependent methyltransferase, producing the protein MPRTRRLATLRRSFSLLRALRHEQTRPEFFYRPLAEDTASLISALRSDLVDRPLTGASVLDVGGGPGYFADAFAEKDAWYVPVEPDVGEMAAAGITVPGSVRGDGRSLPFRADTFDVVYSSNVAEHVPDPWAMGEEMLRVTRPGGLTILSYTVWLGPFGGHETGVWEHYVGGDFARRRYESRHGHPPKNVFGESLFNVSCAEGLRWARQVEGATLVAAFPRYHPAWAWWMVRVPLLREFLVSNLVLVLRRR; encoded by the coding sequence ATGCCCCGAACCCGACGCCTGGCCACCCTGCGCCGCTCCTTCTCCCTGCTCCGGGCCCTCCGGCACGAACAGACCCGGCCGGAGTTCTTCTACCGGCCGCTCGCCGAGGACACGGCATCGCTCATCAGCGCCCTCCGCTCCGACCTGGTGGACCGGCCCCTCACAGGAGCATCGGTGCTCGACGTCGGCGGCGGCCCCGGTTACTTCGCCGACGCCTTCGCCGAGAAGGACGCCTGGTACGTCCCGGTCGAACCCGACGTGGGCGAGATGGCCGCCGCCGGCATCACCGTGCCCGGCTCCGTGCGTGGCGACGGCCGGTCACTCCCCTTCCGCGCCGACACCTTCGACGTGGTGTACTCATCCAACGTCGCCGAGCACGTCCCGGACCCCTGGGCCATGGGGGAGGAGATGCTGCGCGTCACCCGCCCCGGTGGGCTGACGATCCTCAGCTACACCGTCTGGCTCGGCCCCTTCGGTGGCCACGAGACCGGCGTCTGGGAGCACTACGTCGGCGGTGACTTCGCGCGGCGTCGATACGAATCGCGCCACGGTCACCCCCCGAAGAACGTCTTCGGCGAGTCGCTCTTCAACGTCTCCTGCGCCGAAGGGCTGCGCTGGGCCCGGCAGGTCGAGGGCGCCACCCTGGTCGCGGCCTTCCCCCGGTACCATCCCGCCTGGGCGTGGTGGATGGTCCGCGTCCCGCTGCTCCGCGAGTTCCTGGTGTCCAACCTGGTGCTGGTCCTGCGTCGCCG
- a CDS encoding glycosyltransferase family 4 protein, giving the protein MKILLLCWRDSTHPQGGGSERYLERVGEYLAGRGHEVVYRTAGHTDAPRRSHRNGVRFSRSGGKFTVYPRAWVGILLGRVGIGTLGDIDVVVDTQNGIPFFARLVAGRPTVLLTHHRHKEQWPVAGRALAVLGWFLESQVAPRVYRGAQYVTVSESSRADLIELGVREEDITIIRNGLDPVPESIPLLDGNGATHLVTLSRLVPHKQIEHAMDTLAQLPGNVVLDVIGSGWWEDELRQYAQTRGVVDRVCFHGQVTEDYKHALLARATVHLMPSRKEGWGLAVMEAAQHGVPTIGYRTAGGLRNSVLDRETGLLADSPAELTELTARLLADAEFTHRLGEAARKRAEGFSWAQTGGRFEELLTAIAQATPRRG; this is encoded by the coding sequence ATGAAGATCCTTCTCCTGTGCTGGCGCGATTCGACCCACCCGCAGGGTGGCGGCTCGGAACGCTACCTGGAACGTGTGGGCGAGTACCTCGCCGGCCGTGGTCACGAGGTGGTGTACCGGACGGCCGGGCACACGGATGCACCCCGACGTTCTCATCGCAACGGTGTGCGCTTCTCTCGCAGCGGCGGCAAGTTCACGGTCTACCCGAGGGCGTGGGTGGGGATTCTGCTGGGCAGGGTGGGCATCGGCACGCTGGGGGACATCGACGTGGTGGTGGACACCCAGAACGGCATCCCCTTCTTCGCGCGGCTGGTGGCGGGCCGGCCGACGGTGCTGCTCACTCACCACCGGCACAAGGAGCAGTGGCCGGTGGCGGGCCGCGCACTCGCGGTGCTGGGCTGGTTCCTGGAGTCGCAGGTTGCGCCGCGTGTCTACCGGGGTGCGCAGTACGTGACGGTTTCGGAGTCCTCGCGGGCGGACCTCATCGAGCTGGGGGTGCGCGAGGAGGACATCACCATCATCCGTAACGGCCTCGACCCGGTGCCGGAGAGTATTCCGCTCCTGGACGGCAACGGTGCGACCCACCTGGTCACCCTCTCCCGCCTGGTGCCGCACAAGCAGATCGAACACGCGATGGACACGCTCGCGCAGCTGCCCGGGAACGTGGTCCTGGACGTCATCGGGTCCGGTTGGTGGGAGGACGAGCTCCGCCAGTACGCGCAGACCCGCGGCGTGGTCGATCGTGTCTGCTTCCACGGCCAGGTCACCGAGGACTACAAGCACGCCCTGCTGGCGCGCGCCACGGTGCACCTCATGCCCTCCCGTAAGGAGGGTTGGGGCCTGGCGGTCATGGAGGCCGCTCAGCACGGCGTGCCCACCATCGGTTACCGCACCGCCGGTGGCCTGCGGAACTCCGTCCTCGACCGCGAGACCGGCCTGCTCGCCGATTCCCCGGCGGAGCTCACGGAGCTGACGGCCCGACTGCTTGCCGACGCCGAATTCACCCACCGTCTCGGTGAGGCGGCCAGGAAGCGTGCGGAGGGTTTCTCCTGGGCGCAGACCGGAGGGCGGTTCGAGGAGCTGCTCACCGCCATCGCGCAAGCCACACCCCGGCGGGGATGA
- a CDS encoding DUF3068 domain-containing protein → MSESVFRRPPIRLLLIAAVVFLLGSLLPPLVITQLKPLPLDLQESFTTRPADTVMLAPSAVDSGAVPDQNRERPECRDGSFPDVPYSCLVMETTTHRDLRVHTGESEEPGDINVEATTRLLAGESVVLELRDSLRLDRSSTYPVADPVSRVETSVPGLADGTSTGPFVREGLQYFFPFPPEPRSYPRYDMIAEQPLLLDYVGEVDRNGLETFEFHHTFTAFPLSDPDDNRPRPEAPEAGVLDSLRAWGTGSPWYAIDRTVWVEPKSGTIVDTAERIHVYFAVDRAQAEERAFDPSPEFTLLHTSSTWDDETLARQHDKAAEVVSTLRVLQIFAVVLKAIALVAVIWAVVLLLRERRGQAS, encoded by the coding sequence TTGTCTGAGAGTGTGTTCCGGCGCCCGCCTATCCGGCTGCTGCTGATCGCCGCGGTTGTGTTCCTGCTTGGTTCGCTCCTGCCACCACTGGTGATCACCCAGCTGAAACCCCTGCCCCTGGATCTGCAGGAGAGCTTCACCACCCGTCCGGCGGACACGGTCATGCTCGCTCCCTCCGCCGTCGATTCCGGTGCGGTTCCGGATCAGAACCGGGAACGCCCGGAATGCCGCGACGGCTCCTTCCCCGACGTGCCCTACTCCTGCCTCGTGATGGAGACCACCACCCACCGGGATCTGCGGGTGCACACCGGTGAGTCAGAGGAACCCGGCGACATCAACGTCGAGGCCACGACCAGGCTGCTGGCCGGAGAGTCCGTGGTCCTCGAGCTGAGGGACTCGCTGCGCCTGGACCGCAGCTCGACCTACCCCGTCGCGGATCCCGTCAGCCGGGTGGAGACGTCCGTGCCGGGTCTGGCCGACGGCACGAGCACCGGCCCCTTCGTCCGGGAGGGACTGCAGTACTTCTTCCCCTTCCCTCCCGAGCCCCGTTCCTACCCGCGCTACGACATGATCGCCGAGCAACCCCTCCTGCTGGACTATGTCGGTGAGGTCGATCGCAACGGCCTGGAGACCTTCGAGTTCCACCACACCTTCACCGCCTTCCCCCTGAGCGACCCCGATGACAACCGGCCGCGACCGGAGGCACCGGAAGCTGGTGTCCTCGACTCCCTCCGGGCCTGGGGCACGGGTTCGCCCTGGTACGCCATCGACCGCACGGTGTGGGTGGAGCCGAAGTCCGGCACGATCGTGGACACCGCGGAGCGGATCCACGTCTACTTCGCCGTCGACCGCGCCCAGGCGGAGGAACGCGCCTTCGACCCCTCGCCGGAGTTCACCCTCCTCCACACCTCCTCCACCTGGGACGATGAGACGCTCGCCCGGCAGCACGACAAAGCCGCCGAGGTGGTGTCGACGCTGCGCGTGCTGCAGATCTTCGCCGTCGTCCTCAAGGCCATCGCCCTGGTGGCCGTGATCTGGGCGGTGGTGCTTCTGCTCCGGGAACGTCGGGGGCAGGCATCCTGA